The following proteins are co-located in the Chaetodon trifascialis isolate fChaTrf1 chromosome 14, fChaTrf1.hap1, whole genome shotgun sequence genome:
- the ralgapa2 gene encoding ral GTPase-activating protein subunit alpha-2 isoform X5 has protein sequence MFTRRGHGDVKKSTQKVLDPKKDVLTRLKHLRSLLDIIDKSELKAFFESNCSQIYFIFYENFITLECNLKQKGNKSQREELDSILFIFEKILQHLPEKIYSRWQFHSIGSILKKLLHTGNSFKIRCEGIRLFLLWLQALRDNCAEEQFLIFACLVPGFPAVPSSRGPCTLDTIIYNPFSNPPDAKVVPEEITPLVPAVVGEKVADDQTCYILETLLKYMVIQASSLEWRNKENQDTGFRFLFSLFKKYYLPHLFPSFTKLTNLYKPLLDLPHHRPKPLYVPVTRNNESTFCTRDQYLAPRVAFITWLVTFFLEKKYVNSAAAAQSAKNGTEVIPKLIQTVTAGSSSQEKEKDKTSDGDTNGPAGEPEKSHSNSSTLSDRRPSDSSLCSIEEEHRYVYDMVHAILLSTRDNVNFVNEVFHQAFLLPSCEASATRKVIKVYRKWILQDKACFMTEPDTPAQTDEVDDGPEQTLSTETNSMHAQILQSHGHRRTSSWGRTYSFSSAISRGFLTEEQNRDIKAGIQPTLQVFLTNSSNVFLLEPCQDVPKLLENQVEVCKGVLSIYRHMIMEHTMDTQTWEQMLQVLLRVTEAVMKRPQENQRKDTFAESLASILFRTIIVAWVRANLCVFISRELWDELLAVLSSLTCWEELVTEWASIMDSLTAVLARSVYGLDMANLPLDKLSEQKEKKQRGRGVIQDSQKAAAVARSFSLSWRNQGEQGGPGVQEPMRIRSATTSGAPGVEKARNNVRQKASDVEECQLSECGGEEELGGGDSPLPRSSSTSDITQQLSDTLPGQKRESSPTSCGSDSRMSEARRESNEPPVILIRRSSSPAETECNAEGQTSYTRPKLREKSESISSETSNGYVNEAEVTWQAFDEEADTQSTQSAHMDVTADPQSQGSLLLSHNEALAGPECALPPHSAPPSYHHHHNHYHYPQNPPASPALLVHTECPRDCPLDDTMHQSVLHMPHHLDSSECLADDVSIIAGGTLTGWHADSAFVLWRRILGILGDVNSIRCPKIHAKVFSYLYELWHKLAKIRDNLGISVDNQSSPPQPAFIPPLRMLASWLFKATMLPAEYKAGKLQAYKLICEMMTRHQDVLPNSDFLVHLYHVMHMGITSDDQDVLNTIIRSCSPRFFFLGLPGFTMLVGDFITAAACVLSSVSSEAPRMEAQTILGSLVCFPNLYHQIPILQRVPGSDDFIVGNEDIKDYLVNILLETATKEHCEGARCIAVCSLGLWVCEELMQKNIHHQVKDAINVLGVTLKFGNKAVAQAACDVFQLLISHWEHLQRLEPTLPKKIIEIFVATIAFLLPSAEHSTVEADKKVMVSLLLCLLDWCMDVPLSLLLEPITMPFVEDRTSHKAPLLDYIYRVLHCCVSGSNLHTQQSHYLLSLSDLSTEYDLMLGQVKSFEPPPSQTTATDFGNLLTVAEEKRRRNMELIPLTARMVMTHLVNHLGHHPLSGGPALLHSLVSENHDNPYVESSELSSEVFKSPNLQLFVFNDSTLVSYLQIPAETPTVGQPPQPSSQVRVIVRDISGKYSWDGAILYCTTQEDCVDAVFNVVDHPPSTTTTVTHSRNQPNSPTKGPCKNHCSVSDSLSDCCEEEEVDILDKLLEDLGQCSPECLPQPQLRLNQPAPSPHGMNLEQESAILEAILRQTQQEEEQVRRWDADVSFRAACQKEPSHQEPKAPFYFCRLLLNDLGMNSWDRRKSFHLLKKNSKLLRELKNLDSRQCRETHKIAVFYIGEGQEDKCSILSNSTGSQAYEDFVSGLGWEVDLATHCGFMGGLQRNGSTGLTAPYYATSTVEAIFHVSTRMPSDSDDCLTKKLRHLGNDEVHIVWSEHTRDYRRGIIPTDFGDVLIIIYPMKNHMYFIQIMKKPQVPFFGPLFNGAIITGTLLPSLVRATCINASRAVKSRLTLYQSFYEERALYLEAIVQNHREVMTFEDFASQVFSPSPGYPMSGTACRRWPGMVWDMEYPWAKLDCKTLPASSSLGMTPSPSPPTSTHSFI, from the exons AAAATTCTACAACATCTGCCTGAGAAGATCTACAGCCGATGGCAGTTTCACAGTATAG GTTCTATTCTGAAAAAGCTTCTACACACTGGAAATTCATTCAAG ATCCGCTGTGAGGGGATCCGTCTcttcctgctgtggctgcaggccCTGAGGGACAACTGTGCTGAGGAGCAGTTCCTTATCTTTGCCTGCCTGGTGCCAGGATTCCCTGCTGTGCCCTCCTCCAGAGGGCCCTGCACCCTTGACACCATCATTTACAACCCCTTCTCCAACCCCCCTGATG CCAAGGTGGTGCCTGAAGAGATTACCCCGCTGGTTCCGGCTGTGGTAGGAGAAAAGGTTGCGGATGACCAGACCTGTTATATCCTCGAAACCCTGCTCAAGTACATGGTCATCCAG GCATCCAGTTTAGAATGGAGGAACAAAGAGAACCAGGACACAGGcttcaggtttctcttcagcctTTTCAAGAAGTACTACCTTCCTCATCTATTCCCCTCCTTCACCAAGCTTACAAATCTCTACAAGCCTTTATTAG ACCTCCCCCACCACAGACCGAAACCCCTGTATGTGCCAGTGACGCGGAACAATGAGAGCACCTTCTGCACCAGGGACCAGTACCTGGCACCGCGTGTGGCCTTCATCACCTGGCTGGTCACCTTCTTCCTGGAGAAGAAGTATGTCAACAGTGCTGCTGCGGCGCAGAGCGCCAAGAACGGCACTGAGGTCATTCCCAAACTCATTCAG ACTGTCACTGCAGGCAGTAGCAgccaggagaaggagaaggataAAACATCAGATGGGGATACAAACGGGCCAGCGGGGGAGCCTGAGAAGAGCCACTCCAACAGCAGCACGCTGTCTGATCGGCGGCCCAGCGATTCCAGTTTGTGTAGCATTGAGGAGGAGCACCGCTATGTCTACGACATGGTGCACGCCATCCTGCTGTCCACCAGGGACAATGTGAATTTTGTCAACGAGGTCTTCCACCAG GCCTTCCTGCTGCCGTCCTGCGAGGCATCAGCAACCAGGAAGGTGATCAAAGTATACAGGAAGTGGATCCTGCAGGACAAGGCCTGCTTCATGACAGAGCCTGACACACCTGCCCAGACAGATGAAGTGGATGACGGCCCTGAACAAACACTCAGCACAGAAACTAACAGCATGCACGCACAG ATATTACAGAGTCACGGCCACAGACGGACGTCCAGCTGGGGGAGGACGTACTCATTCAGCAGCGCGATCAGTCGGGGCTTCCTTACTGAGGAGCAGAACAGGGACATCAAGGCTGGTATCCAGCCCACACTACAG GTGTTCCTGACCAACTCGTCCAATGTGTTCCTGTTAGAGCCATGCCAGGATGTACCTAAACTCCTGGAGAACCAGGTTGAGGTGTGCAAGGGTGTTCTCAGCATCTACCGGCACATGATCATGGAGCACACCATGGACACTCAGACATG GGAGCAGATGCTGCAGGTACTGTTGAGGGTCACAGAGGCAGTGATGAAGAGGCcacaggaaaaccaaagaaaagacaCCTTTGCTGAAAGCTTAGCATCTATACTCTTTAGG ACCATCATCGTCGCGTGGGTGCGAGCCaacctgtgtgtttttatctccCGGGAGCTATGGGACGAGCTGCTGGCAGTGCTGTCCTCTCTTACCTGCTGGGAGGAGCTGGTGACAGAGTGGGCCAGCATCATGGACTCCCTCACGGCTGTGCTGGCACGCTCCGTTTATGGCCTGGACATGGCCAACCTGCCTCTGGACAAACTCAGCgagcagaaggagaagaagcagagaggacgTG GAGTGATCCAGGACTCCCAGAAGGCAGCAGCAGTTGCACGTTCCTTCTCACTGAGTTGGAGGAACCAAGGGGAGCAGGGCGGGCCAGGAGTCCAGGAGCCAATGAGGATTCGCTCAGCAACTACATCAGGAGCTCCTGGTGTAGAGAAAGCCCGTAACAACGTCCGACAGAAAGCTTCTG ATGTGGAGGAGTGTCAGCTGTCAGAatgtggaggagaagaggagctgGGAGGCGGGGATAGCCCTCTGCCACGTAGCAGCAGCACCTCCGACATCACCCAACAACTGTCTGACACTTTACCAG GCCAGAAGAGAGAGTCTTCCCCCACTTCCTGTGGCTCTGATAGCAGGATGTCTGAGGCGAGGAGAGAGAGCAATGAGCCACCAGTG ATCCTGATCCGGCGGAGCAGCAGTCCAGCTGAGACAGAGTGCAATGCAGAAGGACAAACAAGCTACACAAGACCCAAGCTCAGAGAGAAAA GTGAGAGTATTAGCAGTGAGACATCCAACGGCTACGTCAACGAAGCTGAGGTTACCTGGCAGGCCTTTGACGAGGAGGCTGACACTCAGTCCACGCAGTCAGCCCACATGGACGTGACAGCCGACCCCCAGAGCCAGGGGAGCCTGCTGCTCAGCCACAATGAGGCTCTAGCAG GTCCTGAGTGTGCCCTCCCTCCCCACTCTGCACCCCCGtcctaccaccaccaccacaaccactACCACTACCCCCAGAACCCGCCCGCCTCACCAGCCCTGCTGGTGCACACAGAGTGCCCACGGGACTGCCCCCTGGATGACACCATGCATCAGTCTGTCTTACATATGCCACATCACTTGG ACAGTAGTGAGTGTCTGGCTGATGATGTCAGCATCATTGCGGGTGGGACCCTGACTGGTTGGCATGCTGATTCGGCCTTCGTCCTGTGGAGGAGGATTTTGGGTATCCTGGGAGATGTTAACAGCATCCGCTGCCCCAAAATCCATGCCAAGGTCTTTTCCTATCTTTATGAGCTCTGGCACAAGCTCGCCAAG ATCCGGGACAATCTCGGGATCAGCGTGGACAACCAGTCTTCTCCTCCCCAGCCtgccttcatccctcctcttcgAATGCTGGCCTCCTGGCTCTTTAAG GCCACCATGCTGCCAGCTGAGTACAAGGCTGGCAAGCTGCAGGCCTACAAGCTGATCTGTGAGATGATGACCAGGCACCAGGATGTGCTGCCCAACAGTGATTTCTTGGTGCACCTCTACCACGTCATGCACATGGGCATCACCAGCGACGACCAG GATGTTTTGAACACCATCATCCGCTCCTGCTCTCCTCGATTCTTCTTCCTCGGCCTGCCGGGTTTCACCATGCTCGTTGGAGATTTCATCACTGCTGCCGCCTGCGTtctcagctctgtctcctcaGAG GCTCCAAGGATGGAGGCTCAGACCATCCTGGGCTCCCTCGTGTGTTTCCCCAACCTTTACCACCAGATTCCTATACTGCAGCGTGTGCCTGGCTCTGATGACTTCATTGTAGGCAATGAGGACATCAAG GATTATCTTGTCAACATCCTGCTGGAGACAGCAACAAAGGAACACTGTGAAGGGGCCAG GTGCATTGCTGTGTGCAGTCTgggtctgtgggtgtgtgaggaGCTGATGCAGAAGAACATCCATCACCAAGTCAAAGATGCCATCAATGTTCTGGGAGTAACACTAAAG tTTGGGAACAAAGCAGTGGCTCAAGCAGCCTGTGATGTGTTTCAACTGCTCATCTCACATTGGGAACATCTGCAGAGGTTGGAGCCCACTCTGCCTAAGAAAATCATtgag ATCTTTGTGGCCACAATAGCCTTTTTGTTGCCTAGTGCAGAGCACTCAACAGTGGAAGCAGACAAAAAG GTGATGGTGTCACTGCTACTGTGCCTGTTGGACTGGTGCATGGACGTTCCTCTCAGCTTGCTGCTGGAACCCATCACCATGCCTTTCGTGGAGGACCGCACATCCCACAAGGCCCCACTGCTGGACTACATCTACAGG gtgctgcactgctgtgtgtccGGCTCTAACTTGCACACCCAACAGAGCCACTACCTCCTCAGCCTGTCAGACTTGTCCACTGAGTACGACCTCATGTTGGGTCAGGTGAAGAGCTTCGAGCCGCCGCCCTCCCAGACAACCGCCACCGACTTCGGCAACCTGCTCACTGTAGCTGAGG AAAAGCGACGACGGAACATGGAGCTGATTCCCCTGACGGCACGGATGGTCATGACACACCTGGTGAACCATCTGGGCCATCATCCTCTGAGTGGTGGCCCTGCCCTTCTGCATAGCCTAGTGAGCGAAAACCACGACAACCCGTACGTGGAGTCGTCCGAGCTGTCCTCTGAGGTGTTTAAAAGCCCCAacctccagctgtttgtcttcaaTGATAGCACGCTGGTGTCATACCTGCAGATCCCCGCCGAAACCCCCACCGTTGGACAGCCCCCGCAGCCTTCCTCCCAAGTGCGTGTCATTGTCCGGGACATCTCGGGCAAATACTCATGGGATGGTGCAATCCTCTACTGCACCACCCAGGAAGACTGTGTTGATGCAGTTTTTAATGTAGTTGACCACCCTCCTTCCACTACCACTACTGTCACTCACAGCAGAAACCAACCCAACTCTCCAACAAAGGGACCGTGCAAAAATCACTGCTCGGTCTCAGACTCCCTCTCTGACTGCTGCGAGGAGGAAGAGGTAGATATTTTGGATAAACTTTTGGAGGACCTGGGCCAGTGCAGCCCCGAATGCCTACCCCAGCCACAACTCAGGCTCAACCAGCCAGCCCCTTCACCCCACGGCATGAACCTAGAGCAGGAGAGCGCCATCCTGGAAGCCATTCTGCGCCAGActcagcaggaggaagagcaagTGAGGAGGTGGGATGCCGATGTAAGCTTTCGAGCCGCCTGCCAGAAGGAACCCTCCCACCAGGAACCGAAAGCTCCTTTCTACTTCTGCCGGCTGCTGCTTAATGACCTTGGCATGAACTCTTGGGACCGCAG GAAAAGTTTCCATTTGTTGAAGAAAAACTCCAAGCTCTTAAGGGAACTGAAGAACTTGGACTCCAGGCAGTG TCGAGAGACACACAAGATTGCTGTGTTCTACATTGGAGAGGGCCAGGAGGACAAGTGCTCCATCTTGTCTAACAGCACAGGCAGCCAGGCCTATGAAGACTTTGTGTCTGGACTGGGATGGGAG GTGGACCTGGCCACACACTGTGGCTTTATGGGTGGCCTCCAGAGGAATGGCAGCACAGGTCTAACAGCTCCTTACTACGCTACCTCCACCGTGGAAGCCATCTTCCACGTCTCCACTCGTATGCCATCTGATTCTGATGACTGCCTCACCAAAAAG CTGCGTCACCTGGGAAATGACGAGGTGCACATAGTGTGGTCGGAGCACACCAGGGACTACCGACGTGGCATCATCCCAACTGACTTTGGAGACGTACTGATTATCATCTACCCAATGAAGAACCACATGTACTTCATCCAGATCATGAAGAAACCACAG GTTCCTTTCTTTGGGCCTCTGTTTAACGGCGCCATCATCACTGGGACGCTGCTGCCAAGCTTGGTGCGGGCCACTTGTATCAATGCCAGCAGAGCTGTCAAGTCCCGGCTGACTCTCTACCAGAGCTT